A genomic window from Methanobrevibacter sp. TLL-48-HuF1 includes:
- a CDS encoding glycosyltransferase family 2 protein, with the protein MTKHLINFLLKSNFDFKKAMKNYKYYNAIEKSGLFDEKFYSKTYEDVNGDSLTHYLVKGHLEGKLPSRDFDPDFYNNNYPDVHRAQLNPLLHYIAHGKDEGKIFQYAYPIRRKEEICETNLAFLTNYEFDTEPLVSIIILTRNGLGHLKRLFKDFDKKTNYSNYEIIVVDNASTDESVSYLKSLDLPVRIIENDENVSFSKGNNDAAKIVNGEYILLLNNDIEPTYGWLNEMVGAIVNNEDVASVGAKLVFPFYEDNRRKSFKIQHSGDIFAERMYPCCLYAINKANTHLDLFDASLTKNTQCIAVTGAVDLIDKKVYDELGGLDEDYIYGLEDVDFSLKLHKNGYKTLLASNALLFHHESSTRVKTKDYADNDKHNYNVFWSKWGNYLSKNLLLDKIHDGKFFTQKKLKITIIDENYQDNSDFLSKISKDFNDLGFTVELISDLKNLYIGNSSDILLSLSLDYDLENMVARDDIVRVFISQNGEDNPKGYDIVVSEENKDYDSKYNFVIKDNFVKEFLDNLEDILMKSDGFL; encoded by the coding sequence ATGACTAAACACTTGATTAATTTCTTACTTAAATCTAATTTTGATTTTAAAAAAGCCATGAAAAATTACAAATATTATAATGCTATTGAAAAATCAGGGCTTTTTGATGAAAAATTTTATTCTAAAACTTATGAGGATGTTAATGGTGACAGCTTAACTCATTATTTAGTTAAAGGACATTTGGAAGGTAAACTTCCAAGCAGAGATTTTGATCCGGATTTTTATAATAATAATTATCCTGATGTTCACAGGGCTCAATTAAATCCTCTACTTCATTATATTGCACATGGGAAAGATGAAGGTAAAATATTTCAATATGCTTATCCAATTAGAAGAAAAGAGGAAATTTGTGAAACGAATTTAGCTTTCTTAACTAATTATGAATTTGACACAGAACCTTTGGTTTCTATTATTATACTAACAAGAAATGGTTTGGGTCACTTAAAAAGATTATTTAAAGATTTTGATAAGAAAACTAATTATTCAAATTATGAAATTATTGTTGTAGATAATGCATCAACAGATGAATCTGTCAGCTATTTAAAAAGTCTGGATTTACCTGTTAGAATAATTGAAAATGATGAAAATGTCAGCTTTTCAAAAGGGAATAATGATGCTGCTAAAATAGTTAATGGAGAATATATATTGCTTTTAAACAATGATATTGAACCTACTTACGGATGGCTTAATGAGATGGTGGGAGCTATTGTCAATAATGAAGATGTAGCTTCTGTAGGTGCAAAATTAGTTTTTCCATTTTATGAAGATAACAGGAGAAAGTCATTTAAAATTCAACATAGCGGGGATATTTTTGCAGAAAGGATGTATCCTTGCTGTTTATATGCAATTAATAAGGCTAATACTCATTTGGACCTTTTTGATGCTTCACTTACAAAAAATACTCAATGTATTGCTGTTACGGGAGCTGTTGATTTAATTGATAAAAAAGTCTATGATGAATTGGGAGGTCTTGATGAAGATTATATCTATGGACTTGAAGATGTTGATTTTTCATTAAAATTACATAAAAATGGTTATAAAACCCTTTTAGCTTCTAATGCTTTACTTTTTCATCATGAATCAAGTACTAGAGTTAAAACTAAAGATTATGCAGATAATGATAAACATAATTACAATGTATTTTGGTCTAAATGGGGAAATTATCTTTCTAAAAACTTACTTTTAGATAAAATCCATGATGGAAAATTTTTCACTCAAAAGAAACTTAAAATTACAATAATTGATGAAAATTATCAGGATAACTCTGATTTTTTATCTAAAATTTCTAAAGACTTTAATGACTTAGGTTTTACAGTTGAACTGATTTCTGATTTGAAAAATCTGTATATTGGAAATTCTTCAGATATTTTACTTTCTTTATCTTTGGATTATGATTTGGAAAATATGGTAGCCAGAGATGATATTGTTCGGGTATTTATTTCACAAAACGGTGAAGATAATCCGAAAGGTTATGACATTGTAGTATCTGAGGAAAATAAAGATTATGATTCCAAATATAATTTTGTAATTAAAGATAATTTTGTTAAAGAATTTTTAGATAACTTGGAAGATATTCTAATGAAAAGTGACGGATTTTTATGA